The following coding sequences are from one Achromobacter sp. B7 window:
- a CDS encoding DUF1993 family protein: MTLSVYQASVPVFIRGMTVLATLLEKAAAHAQAAGIDPAELVNARLAPDMYPLSGQIQRASDAAKFAAQRLSQGQAPKFADEEKTLEELQQRIANTIAYLQSVTAEQVEGAEDRQIVVNFGDFKPEFRGDTYLLTFALPNFYFHVTTAYDILRHAGVKIGKLDFLGPYSQ; this comes from the coding sequence ATGACTCTTTCTGTTTATCAGGCTTCCGTGCCTGTCTTCATCCGCGGCATGACCGTGCTGGCCACGCTGCTTGAAAAAGCGGCCGCGCATGCCCAGGCCGCCGGCATCGACCCCGCTGAACTCGTCAACGCCCGCCTGGCGCCCGACATGTACCCGCTGTCCGGTCAGATCCAACGCGCCAGCGACGCCGCCAAATTCGCGGCGCAGCGCCTGTCGCAAGGGCAGGCGCCCAAGTTTGCCGACGAAGAAAAGACCCTGGAAGAGTTGCAGCAGCGCATCGCCAACACCATCGCCTACCTGCAAAGCGTGACGGCCGAACAGGTGGAAGGCGCCGAAGACCGGCAGATCGTCGTCAACTTTGGCGACTTCAAGCCGGAATTTCGCGGCGATACCTACCTGCTGACCTTCGCGCTGCCCAACTTCTACTTCCACGTGACGACCGCTTACGACATCCTGCGCCACGCCGGCGTGAAGATCGGCAAGCTGGACTTCCTGGGTCCGTATTCGCAGTAA
- a CDS encoding PHB depolymerase family esterase: protein MARSFSNLFFKAAKKISKLQRTALRMASPKPARKRATTPRKSATKTATKTASSAAATRQPATPSLGNGRWEGTRQFSDGKGRQLTFARYTPAGATPGRMPVVVMLHGCRQTALAFARGTRMNQWADAGGFMVLYPQQSMTRQVQRCWRWFQPDDAHGGAEADLIAALIESEVARHGLDPERVYVAGLSAGAGMAALVALRHPSLIAAVAMHSGPVVGDAHSAAAGISTMRRGSLKPLPSLVRDVADPAAFELGMPALILHGQLDPAVAPRNAKQLFEQFRALNHPRPEDMPIERVLGLGSEKAYRRVDLTRGRKTVLRLCEITRLEHAWSGGDPSVKYHARNGPDASALVWRFFQGLRRVGAGEPGAGA, encoded by the coding sequence ATGGCGCGCAGTTTTTCCAATCTGTTTTTCAAAGCCGCAAAGAAGATCAGCAAGCTACAGCGCACGGCGCTGCGCATGGCATCGCCCAAGCCCGCCAGAAAGCGCGCCACCACCCCACGCAAGAGCGCTACCAAGACCGCTACCAAGACCGCGTCTTCCGCTGCCGCGACCCGTCAGCCCGCGACCCCATCGCTGGGCAACGGGCGCTGGGAAGGCACGCGTCAATTTTCCGACGGCAAGGGGCGGCAGCTGACGTTTGCGCGTTACACCCCGGCCGGGGCCACGCCGGGTCGTATGCCGGTTGTGGTGATGCTGCACGGTTGCCGGCAGACCGCGCTGGCTTTCGCACGCGGCACGCGCATGAACCAATGGGCGGACGCCGGCGGCTTCATGGTGCTGTACCCGCAGCAATCCATGACGCGCCAGGTGCAGCGCTGCTGGCGCTGGTTCCAACCCGATGACGCCCATGGCGGCGCCGAGGCAGACCTGATTGCGGCGTTGATCGAATCAGAAGTGGCGCGGCATGGGCTGGATCCCGAACGCGTGTATGTGGCCGGCCTGTCCGCGGGCGCCGGCATGGCGGCGCTGGTGGCGCTGCGGCACCCGTCGTTGATCGCTGCCGTGGCCATGCATTCCGGTCCGGTGGTGGGCGACGCCCATAGTGCCGCCGCCGGCATCAGCACCATGCGGCGCGGCTCGCTCAAGCCGTTGCCGTCGCTGGTGCGTGACGTGGCGGACCCCGCTGCGTTCGAGCTGGGCATGCCCGCGCTGATCCTGCACGGCCAGCTGGACCCGGCGGTGGCCCCGCGCAACGCCAAGCAATTGTTCGAGCAGTTTCGCGCCTTGAACCACCCGCGCCCCGAGGACATGCCCATCGAGCGTGTGCTGGGTTTGGGGTCCGAGAAGGCCTATCGCCGCGTGGACCTTACGCGGGGACGCAAGACGGTGCTGCGCCTGTGCGAGATCACGCGGCTGGAACACGCCTGGAGCGGCGGCGATCCGTCGGTGAAGTACCACGCCCGCAACGGCCCGGATGCGTCGGCGTTGGTGTGGCGGTTTTTTCAGGGACTGCGGCGCGTGGGGGCGGGCGAACCGGGGGCCGGGGCCTGA